A stretch of the uncultured Cohaesibacter sp. genome encodes the following:
- a CDS encoding SDR family NAD(P)-dependent oxidoreductase, which produces MRNKRYWIMGASSGIGAALAAEMNKRGAHLVLSARSEEKLQEVASTLDGCKVITADVSDPDSLKLAASTITNLGALDGAINLAAIYDPGLVMEADAAKAAQIVTVNLTGTLNFAQAAKPLLKPGGILALTGSIAGHFGLPNGQIYSATKAGVTNLAESLRAELSPGVDVRLLSPGFVRTRLTEENDFEMPFILEPEEAAKRIADGLESGSFEIHFPKRLTLALKVLRVLPYVISMPLIKRFVK; this is translated from the coding sequence ATGCGGAATAAACGTTATTGGATAATGGGTGCAAGCAGCGGTATCGGTGCCGCACTGGCAGCCGAGATGAATAAACGTGGCGCGCATCTTGTTCTCTCTGCACGGTCTGAAGAAAAGCTGCAGGAGGTCGCGTCCACTCTCGATGGCTGCAAAGTCATCACCGCAGATGTCTCAGATCCGGATAGCCTGAAGCTAGCAGCGAGCACCATAACCAATTTGGGCGCGCTGGATGGAGCGATCAATCTTGCCGCCATCTATGATCCCGGTCTCGTGATGGAGGCTGATGCCGCCAAGGCTGCGCAGATCGTCACTGTCAATCTGACTGGAACCCTCAACTTCGCACAGGCAGCAAAGCCGCTTCTCAAGCCCGGCGGCATTCTGGCATTGACCGGATCGATTGCCGGGCATTTCGGACTTCCTAACGGTCAAATCTATTCTGCAACAAAAGCGGGCGTCACAAACCTTGCGGAAAGTTTGCGCGCAGAACTCTCACCTGGCGTGGATGTGCGTCTTCTCAGCCCCGGTTTCGTTCGCACGCGCCTGACCGAAGAAAACGACTTCGAGATGCCCTTCATTCTGGAACCCGAAGAGGCAGCGAAGCGGATCGCAGACGGGCTGGAGAGCGGTAGTTTCGAGATCCATTTTCCGAAACGGCTGACGCTGGCGCTGAAGGTCCTGCGCGTGCTGCCTTATGTGATTTCAATGCCGCTCATCAAACGGTTCGTCAAATAA
- a CDS encoding NAD-dependent succinate-semialdehyde dehydrogenase yields the protein MLKTVNPATEESVASYETMSDAEMFKALEACHAAFEDWRLVSAQDRAAVINAIADGLEEASEDLAQLMTKETGKLLSDSRQEVELCAAICRWTAKTGPDALADETKTLVDGRRGLVSYAPLGVIYGVQPWNFPAYQAIRYAIASLMAGNGVLLKHAEICTGSGLMLRDIMERSGLPKALFTVMLISHDQSDKLIAHELVRGVTLTGSGAAGRHVAEKSGAAIKKTVLELGSNDAYMVLADADLDMAVKTAIKGRVYNNGQTCVNAKRFVVVDSVYDTFVERYVEGMKALTVGDPTDEATELGPMSNVDLRDKLHEQVRESLDKGAKLECGGAIPNRKGAWYPATVLTNVSPGQPAYDDELFGPVASIIRAKDTEDAVRIANDSRYGLGGGIFSADEDEAVRLAKDHFDTGMVFINQFNLASPDMPFGGVKDSGYGREHGGFGIKEFVNAKAITLPAANDD from the coding sequence ATGCTGAAAACAGTCAATCCGGCAACAGAAGAGTCTGTTGCGTCTTATGAAACCATGAGCGATGCCGAGATGTTCAAGGCCCTTGAGGCCTGTCACGCAGCGTTTGAAGACTGGCGCCTTGTCTCCGCACAGGACCGCGCTGCTGTCATCAACGCAATTGCGGACGGGTTGGAAGAAGCGAGCGAAGACCTCGCCCAACTCATGACAAAAGAGACCGGCAAGCTGTTGTCTGACAGCCGGCAGGAAGTGGAGCTTTGCGCTGCTATCTGCCGCTGGACGGCGAAAACCGGCCCGGATGCTTTGGCCGATGAAACGAAAACTCTGGTTGATGGACGGCGCGGACTTGTCAGCTATGCTCCACTGGGTGTGATTTACGGGGTTCAGCCTTGGAACTTCCCTGCTTATCAGGCAATCCGCTATGCAATTGCGAGCCTGATGGCTGGCAACGGGGTGCTTCTCAAGCACGCAGAAATCTGCACCGGGTCCGGTCTGATGCTGCGTGATATCATGGAACGATCAGGACTGCCAAAGGCTCTCTTCACCGTTATGCTGATCTCGCACGATCAATCAGACAAGCTGATCGCACACGAGCTTGTGCGCGGCGTCACGCTGACCGGGAGCGGAGCAGCAGGTCGCCATGTTGCCGAGAAATCGGGCGCTGCAATCAAGAAAACAGTGCTGGAACTGGGCTCCAACGACGCCTACATGGTGTTGGCTGATGCCGATCTCGATATGGCGGTCAAAACGGCCATCAAGGGACGTGTCTACAACAACGGACAGACCTGTGTGAACGCCAAGCGTTTTGTGGTCGTCGATAGCGTCTATGACACCTTTGTGGAGCGCTATGTCGAAGGCATGAAGGCTTTGACCGTTGGAGATCCGACTGACGAGGCCACAGAGCTCGGCCCGATGTCGAATGTCGACTTGCGTGACAAGCTGCATGAACAAGTCAGGGAAAGTCTTGATAAAGGTGCCAAGTTGGAGTGCGGCGGCGCAATCCCGAACCGCAAGGGCGCCTGGTATCCGGCGACAGTGCTGACAAATGTATCTCCGGGCCAGCCTGCTTATGATGACGAATTGTTCGGCCCTGTGGCATCGATCATTCGTGCGAAAGATACAGAGGATGCGGTGCGGATCGCCAACGACAGCCGCTATGGTCTGGGTGGAGGCATCTTCAGCGCTGACGAAGACGAAGCGGTGAGACTGGCAAAGGACCATTTCGACACGGGCATGGTCTTCATCAACCAGTTCAATCTTGCCTCACCCGACATGCCGTTTGGCGGGGTCAAAGACAGTGGCTACGGCCGCGAACATGGTGGCTTCGGTATCAAGGAATTTGTGAACGCCAAAGCAATTACATTGCCGGCAGCAAATGATGACTGA
- a CDS encoding dihydrolipoyl dehydrogenase codes for MTDLICDVAVIGAGTAGLAAERAAREEGAKTLLIDPDFAGTVCANVGCMPSKLLIAAAKAAQNVRAAETFGITATPQIDGPAVMARLRAYRDQFVAGVKEDINALPEGVCVTGKASFKSQTDTKTELALDDGRTISARSVIVATGSHPMIPDAYQTLGERLLTNRTVFELNDLPARLAVVGSGAIGVELAQAFARLGVEVTLFELSDELSSGRIPEVKQALLSALREEMTVYLGVEAQPERQDDMVEMRWDDQSISVDYVLLATGRPPTLKGLNLEATGAKLDEKGMPNVNPLTFQIESLALFMAGDVTGTRPVLHEASTEGTIAGRNAAHFPHSTPSDPMVSFAITFSDPPVATIGEGPKAANITGRASYANQGRAKVEGKAHGLVDLHADASGRLTGADLCAPGGEHLAHLIAWMIEQKMTARAVLAMPFYHPTLEEGLKGALREICNQTNNPAPENRDRANAPGDF; via the coding sequence ATGACTGATCTTATTTGTGATGTGGCAGTGATCGGGGCCGGCACTGCCGGCCTCGCCGCTGAGCGTGCAGCGCGGGAAGAAGGAGCCAAGACGCTGCTCATCGACCCGGACTTCGCCGGAACCGTTTGTGCGAATGTTGGCTGCATGCCGTCCAAATTGCTGATTGCGGCCGCCAAAGCGGCACAGAACGTTCGTGCTGCCGAAACCTTCGGGATCACCGCAACACCTCAAATCGATGGCCCTGCGGTGATGGCTCGCCTGCGCGCATACAGAGATCAGTTCGTTGCGGGCGTGAAAGAGGATATCAATGCTCTGCCAGAAGGCGTCTGCGTCACAGGCAAGGCAAGCTTTAAAAGCCAGACTGATACAAAGACTGAGCTTGCGCTTGATGATGGCCGAACCATTTCAGCCCGCTCGGTGATCGTCGCCACCGGGTCTCACCCGATGATACCGGATGCTTACCAGACTTTGGGAGAAAGACTGCTCACCAATCGAACCGTCTTCGAACTTAATGACTTGCCCGCGCGTCTGGCGGTTGTGGGGTCGGGTGCAATTGGGGTCGAACTGGCTCAAGCCTTTGCGCGGCTGGGTGTCGAGGTCACGCTGTTCGAGCTGAGTGATGAACTCTCCTCAGGGAGGATCCCAGAGGTAAAACAGGCCCTATTGAGCGCATTGAGAGAAGAAATGACAGTGTATCTTGGCGTCGAGGCCCAGCCTGAACGACAGGATGACATGGTGGAAATGCGTTGGGATGATCAGTCCATTTCAGTCGACTATGTTCTTTTGGCAACGGGGCGGCCCCCGACACTGAAGGGCCTTAACCTTGAGGCCACTGGGGCGAAGTTGGACGAGAAGGGCATGCCCAACGTGAACCCGTTGACCTTCCAGATTGAGAGCTTGGCTTTGTTCATGGCCGGTGATGTGACCGGTACACGTCCTGTTTTGCATGAAGCCTCCACAGAGGGAACCATCGCCGGGCGAAACGCGGCGCATTTCCCACATTCAACGCCTTCCGACCCGATGGTCTCCTTTGCCATCACCTTTTCAGACCCACCCGTTGCCACCATTGGTGAAGGGCCCAAAGCAGCCAATATTACAGGTCGCGCGTCCTATGCAAATCAGGGGAGAGCCAAGGTCGAAGGCAAGGCCCATGGCTTGGTTGACCTCCATGCCGATGCATCAGGGCGTCTCACAGGAGCGGATCTTTGCGCGCCTGGAGGCGAACATCTGGCGCACCTTATCGCCTGGATGATCGAGCAGAAAATGACAGCCCGCGCGGTTTTGGCCATGCCATTTTATCACCCGACCCTAGAGGAAGGCTTGAAAGGCGCGCTGCGCGAAATTTGCAACCAAACCAACAATCCCGCGCCAGAGAATCGTGACCGAGCGAACGCACCAGGAGATTTTTGA
- a CDS encoding host attachment family protein has protein sequence MTKNIKLKNNGWIVVANGEKALFLRNDGDEVHPNLSVFKKETQDNPLTHEQGTDRPGRMFDGGHGHRSAVDNADWHELAQEDFASDLADMLYKRAHAGRFDEIILVAAPNALGQIRKELHKEVSDRIVAEVDKDLTNHPVDEIEKIVLG, from the coding sequence GTGACAAAGAATATCAAGCTGAAAAACAACGGTTGGATTGTCGTCGCGAACGGGGAAAAAGCGCTGTTCCTGCGTAACGACGGTGATGAAGTGCACCCCAATCTCTCCGTGTTCAAAAAGGAAACGCAGGATAATCCACTCACCCACGAACAGGGGACCGATCGTCCCGGACGCATGTTCGATGGTGGCCATGGGCACCGCAGCGCCGTTGACAATGCGGACTGGCATGAGTTGGCTCAGGAGGATTTTGCCTCAGACCTTGCTGACATGCTCTACAAGCGCGCTCATGCAGGGCGGTTCGACGAAATTATTTTGGTGGCTGCTCCAAATGCTCTTGGTCAGATCCGAAAAGAACTCCACAAAGAGGTCAGTGACCGTATCGTTGCCGAGGTTGACAAGGACCTGACGAACCATCCGGTGGACGAAATTGAAAAGATTGTCTTGGGCTAG
- a CDS encoding putative zinc-binding metallopeptidase has protein sequence MTKVHPEPDVDQNLALWASTEASKRWVLANLKQLGWFTASDTGARPTFELLSEVTSAGSDNPIMGHLAGKIIINVAEADPATVVERREEMQEPFRTMVGHFRHEISHFLFSRLSETDAFLTQFRSLFGDERADYGAALKAYYETGAGDQWAETYVSEYASAHPHEDWAETAAHVLHLLDLRDSAKAVGFSLQGANFDADDVQTALDDGLQLGVALNHMNRSMGLDDAYPFVISPVVREKLTFCAKHLNRLDWPSE, from the coding sequence ATGACGAAAGTCCATCCCGAGCCGGATGTTGACCAGAACCTGGCGCTTTGGGCCAGCACAGAGGCCTCCAAGCGTTGGGTCCTTGCCAATTTGAAACAGCTTGGTTGGTTCACGGCATCAGACACTGGCGCACGCCCGACTTTTGAATTGCTGTCCGAGGTGACCTCTGCAGGGTCAGACAATCCGATCATGGGGCACTTGGCCGGCAAGATCATCATCAATGTCGCTGAGGCAGACCCGGCAACCGTTGTCGAGCGCCGTGAAGAGATGCAAGAGCCCTTTCGCACGATGGTCGGGCATTTTCGCCATGAAATATCGCACTTTCTGTTTTCAAGGCTCAGCGAAACCGACGCTTTTCTCACCCAGTTCCGCTCCCTGTTCGGCGATGAAAGAGCCGATTACGGTGCTGCTTTGAAAGCCTATTACGAAACCGGAGCAGGAGACCAGTGGGCAGAAACGTATGTTTCTGAATATGCCAGCGCGCACCCGCACGAGGACTGGGCGGAAACAGCGGCCCACGTGCTCCACTTGCTGGATTTGCGGGACAGCGCAAAAGCCGTTGGTTTTTCCCTTCAGGGCGCAAACTTTGATGCAGACGACGTTCAGACGGCACTCGATGACGGACTACAGCTTGGCGTGGCACTCAATCACATGAACCGGTCGATGGGGCTGGACGATGCCTATCCATTTGTTATTTCGCCTGTTGTGCGTGAAAAGCTCACCTTCTGTGCCAAACATCTCAATCGTCTGGACTGGCCGAGCGAATGA
- a CDS encoding endonuclease/exonuclease/phosphatase family protein — MAHILPFTPLWTKQTATVSGPIDEDNRLSVLSCNVKQSNRHYDYVVAQVAAVDPDIAVFMEVDKDWVRALRKGFDDTYFRVECPMDNSYGIMFACRLPVDRYQIRHLLNEDVPSIDALVRLPNGTAMRVIALHPEPPVPTRDTEARDAEILMVGQQARTEKRPLIVTGDLNDVAWSRTTRRFLRISRLLDPRQGRGFFNSFDARYWFLRWPLDHIFHSKHFEIEELRRLPFVGSDHFPMLYRLVLHGDGNNEMPVEATAADKAEAKKVVSAEKQRDRAPVGEDWEG; from the coding sequence ATGGCGCACATTCTGCCATTCACGCCTTTGTGGACCAAACAAACTGCGACCGTTTCCGGGCCAATCGATGAAGACAACAGGCTCTCGGTCTTGTCTTGCAACGTCAAGCAAAGCAACCGACACTATGATTACGTCGTTGCTCAAGTGGCGGCTGTGGATCCTGACATAGCGGTGTTCATGGAAGTGGACAAAGACTGGGTGAGAGCACTGAGAAAAGGGTTCGATGACACCTATTTTCGCGTTGAGTGCCCGATGGACAACAGCTATGGCATCATGTTTGCCTGCCGATTGCCCGTCGACAGATACCAAATTCGCCATCTGCTAAACGAGGATGTACCAAGCATTGATGCGCTCGTCCGGCTTCCAAACGGCACAGCTATGCGGGTGATCGCCCTGCACCCAGAGCCACCTGTCCCGACGCGCGATACAGAAGCAAGGGATGCCGAAATTCTGATGGTCGGACAGCAAGCCCGAACAGAAAAAAGGCCGCTTATCGTTACCGGTGACTTGAATGATGTTGCGTGGTCTCGCACCACCCGGCGCTTTCTCAGGATTTCCAGATTGTTGGATCCCCGCCAGGGCCGTGGCTTTTTCAATTCCTTCGACGCGCGATACTGGTTTTTAAGATGGCCGCTGGATCACATCTTTCACTCCAAACATTTCGAGATAGAGGAGTTGCGTCGGCTGCCGTTTGTCGGTTCTGACCATTTCCCCATGCTGTACCGGCTGGTCCTTCACGGCGATGGCAACAACGAAATGCCCGTAGAGGCAACCGCAGCGGATAAAGCGGAAGCAAAAAAAGTGGTGTCAGCAGAAAAGCAAAGGGATCGAGCACCTGTTGGCGAAGACTGGGAGGGATAG
- a CDS encoding FGGY-family carbohydrate kinase produces the protein MQRDKRYILTIDGGTQSTKVAIFDFFGYELCSHTVKLRPIHLYGDERAEHPDDNLWDSLKEACKALFAKFEDDRSAIAGVGLGSIRCCRALIREDGTLASPVQSWMDLRLSRPYQHDDDTVRYVTTSTGYLTHRLTGERKDTRSNYVGPWPIDPVTLDWFKDKDLFDSYTTPRDMLFDLVDPASILGHVSAFAAQATGIPEGLPVVATANDKAVEGLGAGLVNDGTVLISLGTYITSMMVGEENRQDATSFFANPGAVPGEFLYESAGIRRGMSTVSWIKDLMGSDIDREAEAEGLTPEDYLNKRAAQEVAPGCNGLYTLLHWLAHPSRLHERGVMIGFNGTHKGPHMFRSLLEGIALTMKNNAQAMCDECGVVPTQIIVSGGGSNGDLFMQIFADVFGLPAYRNAVNGSASMGAAICTALALGIHANRQDAIDKMVRRKDMFEPVPDYVALYKRINEEVYQYLAAETDGLLKRSHALFQSEGN, from the coding sequence ATGCAACGAGACAAACGCTATATCCTGACAATCGATGGCGGGACCCAGAGCACCAAGGTCGCGATATTCGATTTTTTCGGATATGAGCTCTGCTCTCACACAGTCAAGCTGCGCCCCATCCATCTATATGGCGACGAGCGCGCCGAACATCCCGATGACAACCTATGGGACAGCCTCAAAGAGGCCTGTAAGGCCCTGTTCGCCAAATTTGAGGACGACAGGAGCGCCATTGCAGGGGTCGGCCTGGGCTCGATCCGCTGCTGCCGCGCCCTGATACGCGAAGATGGGACACTTGCCTCTCCCGTGCAAAGCTGGATGGATCTGCGTCTCTCCCGACCTTATCAGCACGACGATGATACGGTCAGATATGTGACCACCTCAACAGGCTATCTCACCCATCGCCTGACCGGAGAGAGAAAGGACACGCGCAGCAATTATGTTGGCCCCTGGCCTATCGACCCTGTCACCCTCGACTGGTTCAAGGACAAGGACTTGTTCGACAGCTACACCACCCCGCGTGATATGCTGTTTGATCTGGTCGACCCGGCCTCCATCCTTGGCCATGTCAGTGCCTTCGCGGCGCAGGCAACCGGCATTCCCGAAGGCTTGCCCGTGGTTGCCACCGCCAATGACAAGGCGGTCGAAGGCTTGGGCGCAGGCCTTGTCAATGATGGCACCGTGCTGATTTCCCTTGGCACCTATATCACCTCGATGATGGTCGGCGAGGAAAACCGGCAGGATGCGACCAGCTTCTTTGCCAATCCCGGCGCTGTACCCGGCGAGTTTCTTTATGAGAGTGCGGGCATCCGCCGGGGTATGTCGACGGTCTCCTGGATCAAGGACCTGATGGGCAGCGACATCGACCGCGAAGCTGAGGCCGAGGGCTTGACACCGGAAGACTATCTCAACAAACGCGCAGCCCAAGAGGTGGCTCCGGGTTGCAACGGTCTCTACACCCTGTTGCATTGGCTCGCTCATCCCTCCCGGCTGCATGAGCGCGGCGTGATGATCGGCTTCAATGGCACCCACAAGGGGCCGCATATGTTCCGCTCGTTGCTCGAAGGCATCGCGCTGACCATGAAAAACAACGCCCAAGCCATGTGCGATGAATGCGGCGTCGTGCCCACACAGATCATTGTCAGCGGCGGCGGCTCGAACGGCGATCTTTTCATGCAAATCTTTGCTGATGTCTTCGGGCTGCCCGCCTATCGCAACGCGGTCAATGGCTCGGCTAGCATGGGGGCTGCCATCTGCACCGCACTGGCTCTCGGCATCCATGCCAACCGGCAGGACGCCATCGACAAGATGGTGCGGCGCAAGGACATGTTCGAACCAGTGCCGGACTATGTTGCACTTTACAAACGGATCAATGAAGAGGTCTATCAGTATCTGGCCGCCGAGACTGATGGCCTTCTCAAGCGCTCGCACGCACTATTTCAGAGTGAGGGCAATTAA
- a CDS encoding SDR family oxidoreductase, producing the protein MELSDFNMDFFSCKGRNAVVTGGNGGLGVAFSTALAKAGANVMVPSLMDDDGTTKSRVEACGVDYAFIEADISKEGECKRVVDACVKRWGSIDILINCAGILINEKDVTKFRRSQWDKMVSVNLTAAFEMIHEACSHMIEQQSGKIINIASLYSFLGGKWSPAYASTKHGIVGLTKAMCDELAQFNIQVNAIAPGYYATPMTEMTRKNDKRNAEIISHIPANRWGRATDLMGATVFLASPASDYVNGTVLTVDGGYLMR; encoded by the coding sequence ATGGAACTCTCTGATTTCAACATGGACTTTTTCTCTTGCAAAGGCCGCAATGCTGTCGTGACCGGTGGCAATGGAGGTCTTGGGGTGGCTTTCTCGACCGCGCTGGCCAAGGCGGGGGCCAATGTCATGGTTCCCAGCCTGATGGATGATGACGGCACCACCAAATCCCGCGTCGAAGCTTGCGGCGTGGATTATGCATTTATCGAAGCTGATATTTCCAAAGAAGGCGAGTGCAAACGCGTCGTTGATGCCTGCGTCAAGAGGTGGGGCAGCATCGACATTCTGATCAACTGCGCCGGCATCTTGATCAACGAAAAAGACGTTACAAAATTCCGCCGCAGTCAGTGGGACAAGATGGTCTCGGTCAATCTGACCGCCGCCTTTGAGATGATCCACGAGGCCTGCAGTCACATGATCGAGCAACAGAGCGGCAAAATCATCAATATAGCCTCGCTCTATTCGTTCCTTGGTGGCAAATGGTCCCCGGCCTATGCTTCGACCAAGCATGGCATTGTTGGCCTGACCAAGGCCATGTGCGATGAGTTGGCCCAGTTCAACATTCAGGTCAATGCCATTGCTCCGGGTTATTATGCGACGCCGATGACGGAAATGACCCGCAAGAATGACAAGCGCAACGCCGAAATTATTTCCCATATCCCGGCCAACCGATGGGGGCGGGCTACGGATCTGATGGGTGCCACGGTCTTTCTTGCCAGCCCGGCTTCGGACTATGTCAATGGCACGGTGCTAACCGTTGATGGCGGCTATTTGATGCGATGA
- a CDS encoding FAD-binding oxidoreductase — MDAATLLNQLATILPAKQINTDPDALYEASADRYKKYAKARNVLDVPAPIAIVYPKDAGQVAEILKFCNENNINVIPRAGMTATEGGLENWKEVTLVVDTLKLDKIIKLDPYNSQATVQAGVPLQQLEDESRKIGFTTGHSPQSKPVAKYGGLVATRSIGQLSTLYGGIEDMVVGLEAVFPDGTISRIKNVSRRAGGPDIRHIVIGNEGALCYITEVTVKIFRYYPENNKFYGYLVKDVDTGIKILREVMVNGYRPSVARVYSEEDAAQHFSHFHDNKCVLLFMAEGPKGLVEATGAGIKAAVETFQDGIIKEVDSALIENWFNHLNWSQKDIDDEFEAMRKSDSHAGFTTEISADWETIPIIYDRVIARIRKEFDRADDLTLLGGHSSHSYINGTNMYFVYNYDIRCAPQDELLVYHHPIQKIIVEETIKHGGSMCHHHGIGKYRSEWTRDEHGSAYYMLEKLKEAFDPNGIMNHGTIFPQDEVKKYIYQDES, encoded by the coding sequence TTGGACGCCGCCACGCTTCTGAACCAACTTGCAACCATCCTACCAGCCAAACAGATCAACACCGATCCGGATGCTTTGTATGAAGCGTCTGCAGACCGCTACAAGAAATATGCCAAGGCGCGCAACGTGCTAGACGTTCCGGCCCCCATTGCTATCGTCTATCCAAAAGATGCCGGGCAAGTTGCCGAGATCCTGAAATTCTGCAACGAAAACAATATCAATGTCATTCCACGTGCAGGCATGACCGCGACCGAAGGCGGGCTCGAAAACTGGAAAGAGGTGACTTTGGTCGTCGACACGCTAAAGCTCGACAAGATCATCAAGCTCGATCCCTATAACAGTCAGGCGACCGTGCAGGCTGGTGTGCCTTTGCAGCAGCTTGAAGATGAATCGCGCAAGATTGGGTTCACCACCGGACATTCGCCTCAGTCCAAGCCGGTCGCCAAATATGGCGGACTGGTGGCCACCCGTTCCATCGGTCAGTTATCGACCCTTTATGGCGGCATCGAGGATATGGTGGTCGGGCTGGAAGCGGTCTTCCCCGATGGCACCATTTCGCGCATCAAGAATGTGTCTCGCCGCGCAGGCGGTCCGGACATTCGCCACATTGTCATCGGCAATGAAGGGGCGCTGTGCTACATCACCGAAGTCACTGTCAAGATCTTCAGATATTACCCGGAAAACAACAAATTCTATGGCTATCTGGTCAAGGATGTCGACACCGGCATCAAGATCCTGCGCGAAGTGATGGTCAATGGCTATCGTCCCTCTGTCGCCCGTGTCTATTCTGAAGAAGACGCGGCCCAGCATTTTTCTCACTTCCATGACAACAAATGCGTCCTGCTCTTCATGGCAGAAGGCCCCAAAGGCCTTGTCGAAGCAACCGGCGCTGGCATCAAGGCCGCTGTTGAGACCTTCCAGGATGGCATCATCAAGGAGGTGGACAGCGCCCTTATTGAAAACTGGTTCAACCATCTCAACTGGTCCCAGAAGGACATTGACGATGAGTTTGAAGCCATGCGCAAAAGCGACAGCCACGCGGGCTTCACCACCGAGATCTCGGCTGACTGGGAAACAATACCTATCATCTATGACCGGGTGATTGCCCGCATCCGCAAAGAGTTTGATCGCGCTGATGATCTCACACTATTGGGCGGGCATTCGTCCCACTCCTACATCAACGGCACGAATATGTATTTCGTCTATAATTACGACATCCGCTGTGCCCCGCAGGATGAACTGCTTGTCTATCATCATCCGATCCAGAAGATCATCGTGGAGGAAACCATCAAGCATGGTGGGTCCATGTGCCACCATCACGGCATCGGCAAATATCGCTCCGAATGGACAAGAGATGAACATGGTTCTGCCTATTACATGCTCGAAAAGCTCAAGGAAGCCTTCGATCCAAACGGCATTATGAACCATGGGACCATTTTCCCGCAGGACGAAGTCAAAAAATATATCTATCAGGACGAAAGCTAG
- a CDS encoding SIS domain-containing protein, translating to MINIDFGILNPLEKKIHAALTEESKKVETIRITDAAALCDCSVSKISKFTKKLGFSNYKQYLDFLYGRTQLRADHSSELDRLENFIQSFDSQKVRDVAKLIAEKDKLVLLGYGPSYVCAQYFEYRLKTCSNKATIAMPDEWSARTMIDANSLLLILTVTGSFKSFADIYKDSEEKGGSVALIVEEYNPDLIRQYDKIFCLTRDVQSRGLKPYEKNRTLFFIFMEEVIRELTRMT from the coding sequence ATGATCAATATCGACTTTGGCATTCTCAATCCTCTGGAGAAGAAAATCCATGCGGCGCTGACCGAAGAGAGCAAGAAGGTCGAAACGATCCGCATCACCGATGCCGCAGCCTTATGCGATTGCTCGGTGTCGAAAATCTCCAAATTCACCAAGAAGCTCGGCTTTTCCAACTATAAACAATATCTGGATTTTCTGTATGGCCGCACCCAGTTGCGGGCCGATCACTCGTCTGAACTGGATCGACTGGAAAACTTCATCCAGTCTTTCGACAGCCAGAAAGTGCGCGATGTTGCCAAGCTGATTGCTGAGAAGGACAAGCTGGTTTTGCTGGGCTATGGGCCATCCTATGTCTGCGCCCAGTATTTTGAATATCGCCTCAAGACCTGCAGCAACAAGGCAACCATTGCAATGCCGGACGAATGGTCGGCACGGACGATGATCGACGCCAATAGCCTGCTTCTAATCCTGACAGTCACCGGCAGCTTCAAGAGTTTTGCCGATATCTACAAGGACAGCGAAGAAAAGGGAGGCAGCGTTGCGTTGATCGTCGAGGAGTATAATCCCGATCTCATCCGGCAATATGACAAGATCTTTTGCCTGACGCGGGATGTTCAGTCGCGCGGCCTTAAGCCCTATGAGAAGAACCGCACGTTGTTTTTCATCTTCATGGAAGAGGTGATCCGGGAATTGACGCGGATGACCTGA